The Flavobacteriales bacterium genome contains the following window.
TGAATTTCCTCCGATCTCTTTATTGTTTGTTTAAACAAGTCGAGTGCAAATTGACTATCCTCTTTGTCATCTTTATATAATTTCATTAAGGAATGATTCTCATCCGAATTTGAAGTAATACCATTTATCGTCTTCATAACTGAAATTTTGGCCAACTCCATATCGTCTATCCAATGGATATTCTCTTCTTCTAGAAGATTAACCAATTCCTCTGAATCGAATATGAATTTCCTATAGAACTTAATAATAAATGCCTTCTCTACCTCAAAATCACGATTTACTTCTGCCTTATAACTAGCATACAAATTGCTATTTTTCAGATTAGTAAAAATCTTCATTGCAAGATCAGCACTTATTACTTTTTTAACATTGTATTTCTCCGAAAATGCAAGTATCGCTCTATTATTACCCAGCTGTTGAATAACCTCATTAGTAATAATCTTTTCGTGTGGAGAATTACTTTCGCCATCCTTAATCCATCTCTGGGCTATTCTTTCGGCATCTATTTCGATTGCCTTCAATACTTCTGGAATAACGAATAATAAGGATATATATAATTCGTAAATTCTATCAATAGACAAGACCATTTGATCCTGATCTGATTTTGAACTTCCTCCTGCCTCTTTAAAGACTCCGTAAAGAGCCTGCATCACCTTAATCCTGATATATCTTCTGTTCAACATCCTTGAAAGAACTTTTAAATTTGACTGTCATTACCGATATTTTATCACTAAGATAAAAGCTAACTTTGGTACCGGTATTCACCAATCTGATAAAGGACAAAATTACCTCTTTTCTTCCAGCCTGTATATATGCGATCCTTAAAACATCTAAATAAATATCTATACAAGTACCGTTATCGATTACTTCTAGGCTTCTTATTCATTATAGCATCCAATGCCTTTGCTATTTGGCCTGCGCAGCTAATTAGAGAAGCATTTGATTTAATGAAACTTAAGCTTGATTACGTAGCGCAACACAAGGATAAAAACTTATTCGAAGAGACAAAATCACAAATAATAATATTTGCTGCTCTCATTATTGGAGCTGCTCTGTTGAAAGGCTTATTTATGTTTTTAATGCGCCAGGCACTAATTATAATGTCGCGTAACATCGAATTTGACTTGAAAAATGAAATATACAGTCAATATCAAAAAATGGACAGTGCATTTATTAGCTCCAACAGAACTGGAGATATGATAAATAGAATAAGTGAGGATGTAAGTAGAGTACGGATGTATGTTGGTCCGGCTATCATGTATACTTTAAACCTGGCAGTGCTATTCATTTTATTAATTACCACAATGTTGAGTGTAAATGTGAAGCTTACTCTTTATGTACTTGCTCCACTACCTGTCCTGTCCATCAGCATTTACTATGTGAGTAGTATAATGAACAAACAAAGCGAGAGAG
Protein-coding sequences here:
- the nusB gene encoding transcription antitermination factor NusB, giving the protein MLNRRYIRIKVMQALYGVFKEAGGSSKSDQDQMVLSIDRIYELYISLLFVIPEVLKAIEIDAERIAQRWIKDGESNSPHEKIITNEVIQQLGNNRAILAFSEKYNVKKVISADLAMKIFTNLKNSNLYASYKAEVNRDFEVEKAFIIKFYRKFIFDSEELVNLLEEENIHWIDDMELAKISVMKTINGITSNSDENHSLMKLYKDDKEDSQFALDLFKQTIKRSEEIQKMLVGKTQNWDEDRIAFLDNLLMKMAISEVLHFASIPIKVSINEYIEIAKKYSTPKSGAFINGILDNVIGELDKAKKIKKTGRGLIK